The nucleotide sequence atatatataaatacaagaatgtaatataaatacacTATTATTTTTGTTAGTTATAATTacgtaattttcaaaatatctattgttgatttgttaatattgtactatacacattacattATATCTTTGAATTGTTATATCGGTAccttttatttatgaaatgtagTTTACTTTTCcgttaaaatatttgtagtttATTATGCACAATGTTTACGTATGTATTTAATAATGTCatgaaaatatattgtatatttatgtgGATATATATTGTTTACATAATATAGACAAACATCGTACGCAACTAATTTTAATAACACCAATAGCACtaaatatatactatatacttatAAGTATTGAAAGTATGTAATTCATAGTAATTTATAATCTGCATTCTTATAGttttatcaacgtatttattgCAATTCAAACACATTTACATTATGTACTAATGGGTATCTATGCATATATATATGGAACTTTAAATTTAGCAAAACTACATTTATCTAGTTACATAGCAGTGGTACCAATCTAAAAACAGGAAAAGAATATTCTAAAAAGCGTAAACATGGCCTCGCGGTACAATCACGGTGTTCAGCGAGTTTTAACGAAATTAGAAGCATctataaattcagaaaattattatGAGGCTCATCAAATGTATAGAACTTTATATTTCAGGTAAGCTAACAATTTAGGTAATTAACAGCGTCAAAAAATTATTCCTGCACAATCGTCGATACGAGTGCTTAACCTCTTCTTTCAGGTACCTTGGACAGAAAAAATATTCAGAACTTTTGGAATTACTGTATAATGGTTCTACTCTTTTATTACAACACGAACAAGTATGTAATacattttaatgtttaatttttactgttataaatgtattattgaaacaaatttttttaaagtgaTGTCattgtattcaattttaaattgtatttaaattgtTTGTATCAAAGGCAGTTTTCTTAAACTGTTTATagttatattttacaatacaaGTCTCTAAAAAAGAACTGATGTAGTATTTGCATATCATAGTACAATAGTATGAATTTTATgcagaaataatatatttatttaataacataaatttaaaaaaatgcattcatacatattatgataatacatataacatttaatgtagtgtatttcattattattaattactacaGCATGCTAGTGGAGCTGACCtaggaattttatttataaatgtctTAACACAATCAGGAACAGAACCTTCTCAagtatattttgaaaaaattacaaacttattaTGTATAATGAGTTCTTCTTCACCTGAAAGAGATATATTTATACAATCTGCCCTTCGATGGAGTATAAGGGGCAACGAATATAAAACTGGTCATCCAGATTTACATCAAAAAATAGCTCAAGTATTTTGGAAaggtaatttatttaataaaaaatttattttaaatgtgtGTGTATTAATGTCAtgaagatttatttaaaaatttatagaaaaaaattatataatggcAAGACAACATTTCATACACAGTAAAGATGGTTCTGGATATGCTGCAATGCTTGTTGAACTCCATGAGCAACGTGGTTACATGAATGAAATAGATCTTTTTATTGCACAGGCAGTTTTACAGTAAGTTTATATTACGTAGTTTTATGGATATTTTCAATCTTCACAAATTAAACACATTTTTATACaatcttatttaaattttttcagaTATCTCtgtttacaaaataaaacagCTGCACAGGAAGTTTTTAATTCTTATACTTCACAACATCCAAAAATAAATAGAGGTCCACCATATCTTCTTCCCTTActgaactttttattttttttattaaagataATCGATAGGtaagtattaattatttgtttatttaataaataaaaatttaatccaTAAATGTATGTGTATTTTGTAATTCATGTTTTTCAGTGGTAAACTTACTGCATTTAAAGTACTTTGTGAACAATATGAAATATCTTTAAATAGAGATCCATGTTATCGACAGTACTTAGATAAAATAGAAcaggtattttttaatattgcatcTCAACGCGCTCGTAATCAAGATTTGTATAGTGTCCTATTACGTTCTTTTTTTGATGGTTTTGATGAAGAGTCAGATGATGAACACGGAGCTTCAACTTCACAAGAACTTGATTGATTAAAGGTTATATGTCACTGTGCAATGTGATGAAAAtgaataatgaatatttatatatacatacatattttaatgTCCCACATGTTTTTAAAAACTGTATTGTGCAAATtggttaaatttgaaattaactttTATGGATGATCTGTACAGATAAACtcatttgaaagaaaaatatgtgGGATGCATTCatagaaaaatttctaaaaattacagGTCATAAACAGTTCCCAGAAACCAACTCTACATAAAAATAAGGATTATAAGCCATGATAACTTTTCATATCTTTTTGCTTTGTCcaaatttattttgataatgCATTTGAAGCATTTCATTGTATTTAAgtggttaaaaaatttgaattgtatatataaaaatctatttcaGTGCTGCGATGACACTATGTTAAGGCAAAGTTTGAACAAAATCTTTGTATTAGTAAGAATGTATATACCATATATTCAAAAGCAAATATGTACTTGAGTATTACTGAAATGAATGTTTGTTTTATGTAAGCTTAATCTTGTGACAAATAATTGtgacatatatatttatagctGCAAAGAAAGAATAGTTAATGAGTAGTATTATTTCTTGCTAATTAGTGAATTATTTATTCTATTACAGAAATAAAATGGCCATGATTCTATAATACATCACTACttgtgtattaataaaaaataatgtacaattaatagttattgtatgaaaGGAGCATTAAAAAACATGATTAGTGTGgtgtagatttataataattgtatacatatacaaacatttatgtacgtatgtgtatccttataaaagtatatatttaacgaaaaatattttttggttatcaaatattcttttattatcaatataaaaacTTCTATTACCATAATACATGGATAAAATAGATATCCTACAAATATTgcaatgtttaaatttgttgtggaaatttttacttgaattaatttttaaatgaaaagtataatttattataaaaatcaatgaaaataAAGATATTTCACAGGTCAGTTGTCGATACACTAAACATACGCGCACGCACAacagtaataaaatttacatgaaatatttcgatattttaaatataaatgatatgtaatacaatatttaaaatgatataaattgtGTACATTattgttttaaacaattttgttttaCATTCACTTCAAAAATatcatttgtataattataaaactattaggttttcaagatatttattttaatagattgattcaaagaatcataat is from Megachile rotundata isolate GNS110a chromosome 2, iyMegRotu1, whole genome shotgun sequence and encodes:
- the LOC100878130 gene encoding Golgi to ER traffic protein 4 homolog isoform X2, yielding MASRYNHGVQRVLTKLEASINSENYYEAHQMYRTLYFRYLGQKKYSELLELLYNGSTLLLQHEQHASGADLGILFINVLTQSGTEPSQVYFEKITNLLCIMSSSSPERDIFIQSALRWSIRGNEYKTGHPDLHQKIAQVFWKEKNYIMARQHFIHSKDGSGYAAMLVELHEQRGYMNEIDLFIAQAVLQYLCLQNKTAAQEVFNSYTSQHPKINRGPPYLLPLLNFLFFLLKIIDSGKLTAFKVLCEQYEISLNRDPCYRQYLDKIEQSQMMNTELQLHKNLID
- the LOC100878130 gene encoding Golgi to ER traffic protein 4 homolog isoform X3; protein product: MASRYNHGVQRVLTKLEASINSENYYEAHQMYRTLYFRYLGQKKYSELLELLYNGSTLLLQHEQHASGADLGILFINVLTQSGTEPSQVYFEKITNLLCIMSSSSPERDIFIQSALRWSIRGNEYKTGHPDLHQKIAQVFWKEKNYIMARQHFIHSKDGSGYAAMLVELHEQRGYMNEIDLFIAQAVLQYLCLQNKTAAQEVFNSYTSQHPKINRGPPYLLPLLNFLFFLLKIIDRTRVFEWHKKFKDGREDVEDEQRVGRPTSSRSDMNVDKEALKNIVSR
- the LOC100878130 gene encoding Golgi to ER traffic protein 4 homolog isoform X1 — translated: MASRYNHGVQRVLTKLEASINSENYYEAHQMYRTLYFRYLGQKKYSELLELLYNGSTLLLQHEQHASGADLGILFINVLTQSGTEPSQVYFEKITNLLCIMSSSSPERDIFIQSALRWSIRGNEYKTGHPDLHQKIAQVFWKEKNYIMARQHFIHSKDGSGYAAMLVELHEQRGYMNEIDLFIAQAVLQYLCLQNKTAAQEVFNSYTSQHPKINRGPPYLLPLLNFLFFLLKIIDSGKLTAFKVLCEQYEISLNRDPCYRQYLDKIEQVFFNIASQRARNQDLYSVLLRSFFDGFDEESDDEHGASTSQELD